The Melanotaenia boesemani isolate fMelBoe1 chromosome 3, fMelBoe1.pri, whole genome shotgun sequence genome contains the following window.
AATAATTGTTAAATTACTTGACTACAAAAATGATGACAAGTTTGAGGTCAAACTGAGCTCCAtgatgatattttttattttatatgtttatctAATTGTTCAGGATAATAgacatgagtttaaaaaaagcatgatATAAACATGCCTGATTATTGCAAAGAATGCTAATTTTCCTCTGTAGTTCCAGAGCAAGATGgaagacagaataaaaacaacagcatacaagaagaaacaacaaacGTACAACAGACACATATTAACAACACAACAGTTAAAAATGGGTACATGATTAAGTGAAAATTATTAGGTTTGATGTTTCTTTAACCATTTTTTAGATTAACCATAAGGATAGAatttttggaacattttcttagGACAGgaagtagatttttttatattttacttcctCATACTGACAGCATAGCAGGTGCTAAGGTACGATCAGGTATCACCATCTCCGGACCTTCCTGAGCCAGTGTCCTACAGACTTTTAATGATTGCCTGTTGCAACACACCatgttcaaattaaatggttctctaACATCTTCTTGTAAATTTCTGCACCAGATTCTTAAcaacccattaatttgagtcactggctcaagaggtctggagttggtgatcccttgTCTAGATAACATCAGTACGTTCTCTCTCACGTCGGTCCTGGTACCAGTGAGgcctctgtttaaaaaaaataatttaaaggagAAGCTCATTGAGTCCCGTGTATGTGAAACAAGCTAATTGCAGATTTATAAAGTtatgaaaactaaaaatgttatattttctaGGATGTTACACTGATGAAATGTTTTTTGAAAAGtgactttattattttaagatttGTTCCTCCTATAAATGACCAACTGGCAATACAATAgtcagtgtggaaaaaaaatcatagaatGTATTTACATCTTGGCAGCACCAACTTTCAAAAATGgctttattagtttaaaattCCGTAAATTAAAGTGAACAATTTTGGGGGTCAGAGTCCAGTAAAAGTCAGACAGTCAACCGAATGCCAGTTGGGTGCAGTTCTCGGCCAGGTGTCAGGTGTTGGATGTCAGTCAGGTGTCAGTCAGTTATTGGAGagctcctgctgcagcatcaggtcgacagcagcttccacatcttcCACAACATGACTCGGCTCCACCAGATCCGGCTCCAGTACCAGATCTCTGTGGCCATGGAACACCATTTCTGTGATCATACTGTTCTGGTCACCAGGCAATGAAGAGTGGGGTTTGTAGACCCCTGTGCACACCTGAGGACAGGTACAGCATTTAAAGTAACAGCATATCATCCCCAGCTGCTGTGGGACTTATGTTTTCACACAAAGTGTTTGGTATTTCAAGGACAAGACATTTCTACATACCAGGATGGAGCGACACTGGGCAAAGGACACCAGATCCTCTTCTGCCAGAGCTATCTGGCTTCCTGTTCCCTGGGCAACCAGCTTGGCACTGGTTGTCATGGCAGCATGCTGCTGAGCCAGGTAGCGGTTATACAGGTTAGCACCATAAATGTCTGTCATCAGGTTGTCGCTGCACAGAAAGCACAAGATGGCATCACAGACAGTAAAGTTAGTCTTTAGAGTCATAATTTATAGTTTTCATCAAAATGATTTCCACAACACCCACACTCATCTGAAGGCGTTAGATATTACAGACAGGGTGCACACAAATGGATCAGGGCAGACAGTGTTACAGTTGCTTTGGTTACCATAGTTTGTTTCAGTTACAGGTGTTACAGATGGTTTGTTTACTGTAAAGTAGGGCTATTTGATTTGGTTGCATGAGGGTtgcagttctgcaggttttcaaagtTTCCCTgccacaacacacctgactaatAAGCCTGATTCAGGTgtcacacctgaatcagattaatgggttAACATGATTGGGCAGACCTTGACAACAAATTGTTGAGgagagattttttatttaaattatgtgtgttggagcagggaaacatctaaaacctacaggaaTAAAGCCCTCAAAGACTGGAGTTGCCTATCCATGCCATAGAGTTTGGTTCAGTTACAGGTATTAGAGACGGTTTGGTTACCATAGAGTTTTGTTTAGCTTCAAGTGTTACAAATGTTGTGACAGCCTTATAAACTGTGATGTCCTGACACATGGTGCaaaaaaagacatgatgttGTGTTACGATTTGGTTACCCGACAGCATAGATGGTGGACAGTTTCCGCTTGTGGTTCTGCAGCCTCAGCAGTTGCTCGGCGTACTGGTATGTGACCAGACTAGGTTTTCCCAACAGTGCCCTATACTGCAACTCTCGACCTGTCAGCTTCCTGTAGACTGACTCCAGACACAGCATGAACATCCCGTGACCGAACCTACGGCAGCACAGCAAGGGCAAACAGCTCAGACTGACCAAATGAGATGCTGATCCAGAGCCCCACCTTCAACACCAGCAGGATGTGTGAGGCAGTTACCGTGGTGATGGGGCCTCAGCCATCCATAGCAGATCCATGTTGCAGGCAAGGACAGGCAGCTGGGTTGACAGCTGGCTGTCGTATGTACAACCTGGTCTCCCATTGGTCAGGAGCACATCAATCAGTAGCTGCAAGTTGGTCTCCCATCTGACCGGTTCCCCAAACAGGATGATCGCTATGCCAACAAGGACAAACAGCTTGTTggtatttaaacatttctgctgATGATGGGTTCTCTGAAGTGACTGTTGTTGTGGATCAATCAAACTGAACTGAAGAAACAGTGTCACCTTGTATCTGGGGCAGGCTGTTCAGAGGAGATggctgaaacaaacaaactgtactGTTGAGTCTTCATTTTatctaaagaacatttaaactgtttctATGTAAATTTCTATGACTAATCATTAGAAATTATTTAGACTCACAGTTGAGGTCGGTCTCCTGTTGTGGTCCACCATGTCCAGCAGGGGGTGCTGTTCAGAGAGCTGCTCTATCGTCACCACCTTCTGGAA
Protein-coding sequences here:
- the zgc:77375 gene encoding haloacid dehalogenase-like hydrolase domain-containing 5; the encoded protein is MSSRSSEGQIGVMWWGRILQQAVRQASAQAGVLFDVDGVLLRGGSVIPAARRALRKLVDQNNNFLFPVVFVTNAGSCQRHQKAQQLSHLLDIQITPEQVVLSHSPLHMMKSFHDKCVLVSGQGPVTQIASTLGFQKVVTIEQLSEQHPLLDMVDHNRRPTSTPSPLNSLPQIQAIILFGEPVRWETNLQLLIDVLLTNGRPGCTYDSQLSTQLPVLACNMDLLWMAEAPSPRFGHGMFMLCLESVYRKLTGRELQYRALLGKPSLVTYQYAEQLLRLQNHKRKLSTIYAVGDNLMTDIYGANLYNRYLAQQHAAMTTSAKLVAQGTGSQIALAEEDLVSFAQCRSILVCTGVYKPHSSLPGDQNSMITEMVFHGHRDLVLEPDLVEPSHVVEDVEAAVDLMLQQELSNN